A region from the Nocardioides plantarum genome encodes:
- the cphA gene encoding cyanophycin synthetase → MSERPTPDLSIVETRVYRGANVWSYDKAIHLVVDLGALEDFPTNTIPGFTDNLLTMLPGLREHSCSRGKRGGFVERLNEGTWLGHVAEHAALALQQVVGHDIRRGKTRGVKGHKGLYNVVFGYADEQVGLAAARLAVRLVNHLVEADPEFDWDAALEEFIKRAQRTAFGPSTQAILDEAVSRDIPWIRLNQHSLVQLGQGVHAKRIRATMTSATSAIAVDIASDKDLTTSLLGAAGLPVPKQEVMRTVEQAIRAAERIGYPVVLKPLDGNHGRGVILDNENEDDVRAAFVIAKEESRRGVILVESQIVGKDYRCLIIDGRVAAIAERVPASVTGDGTATVEQLVDTANADPRRGVGHEKVLTRIKVDDAAVQLVREQGFEMTDVPPDGVQVKLALTGNMSTGGISIDRTFEAHPENVEIAEEAARMVGLDIAGIDFICPDITEPVRETGGAICEVNAAPGFRMHTHPTIGEPQFIAKPVVDMLFPPGATSRIPIVAVTGTNGKTTTSRMISHVFKGMGRKVGMTSTDGVVIDERLLIRSDASGPRSARMVLQNPRVDFAVFEVARGGILREGLGYERNDVAVVLNVQPDHLGLRGIDTVEQLADVKAVLVEAVPRDGHAVLNADDPLVREMRRRCSGQVVWFSMEEPGTEVRDMIDAHCRRGGKALVLNPSDRGEMIVVKHGPREMQLAWTHLLPATFNGRARMNVQNTMAAAAAAFAAGAPLHDIRQGLRTFTTSYYLSPGRLNEVEVNGVNVVVDYCHNAPGMKMLGDFVDRTGDSLASSHELARPSRIGVIATAGDRRDQDMRELGEIAAQHFDVVIVREDESLRGRRRGEVAGFVTEGVRTAMAAGSRCKQVEEVHDEIDAVRHAMARANRGDLLVLCVDKHAAVMSELENWSSVAQAGSGASDESPAADPDYVAPAES, encoded by the coding sequence GTGAGCGAACGTCCCACGCCCGACCTCTCGATCGTCGAGACCCGCGTCTACCGCGGGGCCAACGTGTGGTCCTACGACAAGGCCATCCACCTGGTCGTCGACCTCGGCGCCCTCGAGGACTTCCCGACCAACACGATCCCCGGCTTCACCGACAACCTCCTCACGATGCTGCCGGGGCTGCGCGAGCACTCCTGCTCCCGCGGCAAGCGCGGCGGCTTCGTCGAGCGCCTCAACGAGGGCACCTGGCTGGGCCACGTGGCCGAGCACGCAGCCCTCGCGCTCCAGCAGGTCGTCGGCCACGACATCCGCCGCGGCAAGACCCGCGGGGTCAAGGGCCACAAGGGCCTCTACAACGTCGTCTTCGGGTACGCCGACGAGCAGGTCGGGCTCGCCGCCGCACGGCTCGCGGTGCGACTGGTCAACCACCTGGTCGAGGCCGACCCCGAGTTCGACTGGGACGCCGCGCTCGAGGAGTTCATCAAGCGGGCCCAGCGCACCGCGTTCGGCCCCTCGACGCAGGCGATCCTCGACGAGGCGGTGTCGCGCGACATCCCCTGGATCCGCCTCAACCAGCACTCCCTGGTCCAGCTCGGGCAGGGCGTCCACGCCAAGCGCATCCGGGCGACGATGACGTCGGCCACCAGCGCCATCGCCGTCGACATCGCCTCCGACAAGGACCTCACGACCTCGCTGCTCGGCGCGGCGGGCCTGCCGGTGCCCAAGCAGGAGGTGATGCGCACCGTCGAGCAGGCGATCCGCGCCGCCGAGCGGATCGGCTACCCTGTCGTGCTCAAGCCCCTCGACGGCAACCACGGCCGCGGGGTGATCCTCGACAACGAGAACGAGGACGACGTGCGCGCCGCCTTCGTGATCGCCAAGGAGGAGTCGCGGCGCGGCGTGATCCTGGTGGAGTCGCAGATCGTCGGCAAGGACTACCGCTGCCTGATCATCGACGGCAGGGTCGCGGCCATCGCCGAGCGGGTGCCCGCCTCGGTCACCGGTGACGGCACCGCCACCGTCGAGCAGCTCGTCGACACCGCCAACGCCGACCCGCGCCGCGGCGTGGGCCACGAGAAGGTCCTGACCCGGATCAAGGTCGACGACGCGGCCGTCCAGCTGGTGCGCGAGCAGGGCTTCGAGATGACCGACGTGCCGCCCGACGGCGTCCAGGTCAAGCTCGCCCTCACCGGCAACATGTCGACCGGCGGCATCTCCATCGACCGCACCTTCGAGGCACACCCCGAGAACGTCGAGATCGCCGAGGAGGCGGCCCGGATGGTCGGACTCGACATCGCGGGCATCGACTTCATCTGTCCCGACATCACCGAGCCGGTGCGCGAGACCGGCGGTGCGATCTGCGAGGTCAACGCCGCGCCCGGGTTCCGGATGCACACCCACCCGACGATCGGCGAGCCGCAGTTCATCGCCAAGCCCGTCGTCGACATGCTCTTCCCGCCGGGAGCCACCAGCCGGATCCCGATCGTGGCCGTCACCGGCACCAACGGCAAGACGACCACGTCGCGGATGATCAGCCACGTCTTCAAGGGCATGGGCCGCAAGGTCGGGATGACCTCGACCGACGGCGTCGTGATCGACGAGCGCCTGCTCATCCGCTCCGACGCCTCCGGCCCGCGCTCGGCGCGGATGGTCCTGCAGAACCCCCGCGTCGACTTCGCCGTCTTCGAGGTCGCCCGGGGCGGGATCCTGCGCGAGGGCCTCGGCTACGAGCGCAACGACGTCGCCGTCGTCCTCAACGTGCAGCCCGACCACCTCGGCCTGCGCGGCATCGACACCGTCGAGCAGCTCGCCGACGTCAAGGCGGTCCTGGTCGAGGCGGTCCCGCGCGACGGCCACGCCGTCCTCAACGCCGACGACCCCCTGGTGCGCGAGATGCGGCGCCGCTGCTCGGGCCAGGTCGTGTGGTTCTCGATGGAGGAGCCCGGCACCGAGGTCCGCGACATGATCGACGCCCACTGCCGCCGCGGCGGCAAGGCGCTCGTGCTCAACCCGAGCGATCGCGGCGAGATGATCGTCGTCAAGCACGGCCCGCGCGAGATGCAGCTCGCCTGGACCCACCTGCTGCCCGCGACGTTCAACGGCCGGGCCCGGATGAACGTGCAGAACACCATGGCCGCCGCGGCCGCCGCCTTCGCGGCCGGCGCGCCGCTGCACGACATCCGGCAGGGCCTGCGCACCTTCACCACCAGCTACTACCTCTCCCCCGGACGCCTCAACGAGGTCGAGGTCAACGGGGTCAACGTGGTCGTCGACTACTGCCACAACGCCCCCGGCATGAAGATGCTCGGCGACTTCGTCGACCGCACCGGTGACTCCCTGGCCTCCTCCCACGAGCTGGCCCGGCCCTCGCGCATCGGGGTCATCGCCACCGCCGGCGACCGCCGCGACCAGGACATGCGCGAGCTCGGCGAGATCGCCGCGCAGCACTTCGACGTCGTCATCGTCCGCGAGGACGAGAGCCTGCGCGGTCGCCGCCGCGGCGAGGTGGCCGGCTTCGTCACCGAGGGCGTCCGTACGGCGATGGCCGCCGGCTCGCGCTGCAAGCAGGTCGAGGAGGTCCACGACGAGATCGACGCGGTCCGCCACGCGATGGCCCGCGCCAACCGCGGCGACCTCCTGGTCCTGTGCGTCGACAAGCACGCCGCGGTGATGAGCGAGCTCGAGAACTGGTCCTCGGTCGCCCAGGCCGGGTCCGGGGCGAGCGACGAGTCGCCGGCCGCCGACCCCGACTACGTGGCCCCCGCGGAGTCGTGA
- a CDS encoding cupin domain-containing protein — MRILDLAAASHRPVEAHGSVGFSIGAIGLTAEAHLVTVTLRPGGVVGRHPAAGRQLLVVLSGDALVSGSHGEPVVIGPGRAAVWEPNELHETRTTSGLVALVIEGDVDLGTPGHVVDPGDV, encoded by the coding sequence GTGCGGATCCTCGACCTGGCCGCCGCCTCCCACCGGCCGGTCGAGGCCCACGGCAGCGTCGGCTTCAGCATCGGCGCGATCGGACTGACCGCCGAGGCCCACCTGGTGACCGTCACCCTGCGCCCCGGCGGCGTCGTCGGCCGCCACCCCGCCGCGGGCCGTCAGCTGCTCGTCGTCCTCTCCGGCGACGCGCTCGTCTCGGGCAGCCACGGCGAGCCCGTGGTCATCGGCCCGGGTCGGGCCGCGGTGTGGGAACCCAACGAGCTGCACGAGACCCGCACGACGTCCGGTCTGGTGGCACTGGTCATCGAGGGCGACGTCGACCTGGGCACGCCCGGG